In Trueperaceae bacterium, the sequence TGCTTCCACCAGCGCGTCCTTGACCACGTGGTAGTTGGTGACGATCTCGTTGCTGCCGATCACGAACCCTGAGCCGGTGCTCTGCTGCACCTGCTGCTGCTGCGGCAGCAGGTCGTTGAAGGGCGGGAACTGGAACGGCAGCGGGATCTGGTTGATCCGCGAGCCGCGGACCTCGACGTTCACTGCCACGACGCTCGGCCCCCAGCGGCGCACGATGTCGACGGTGTTCTGCTCGTCGGGCAGGAGGGCGGAGGTCGCCTGCGGGGTGGTGGTCGCTTGCGCCGAGACGGACCTAGACGGGAGCCAGACGGCGGCTCCCGCGGCGAGCAGAAGCCCGGCCGCGGTGAGCGTGATGATGCGGCGGTTGCGCACGGTACTCCTCCAAGGGCCCCACGGCGGGGCCCGGCGCGCGGCGCTTGGGGGCGCCGGCGTCCTGGAGCCACCCTAGCGCCGCGGCGTGAAGCGGGTCGTAGATGAGAATGAGCTTCGTGAACGAGCCGACATCGCGGCGCGGTTGCCGAGGCGCTCGAGCGCCAGGACGACTACGGCGCCGACGACGACCAGTCCCGCCGTGAGGAGCGCGGCGCCGGCGCCCCCCGCCGCCCACGGCCAGGTGGCGCCGCCTTCGGGCGAGACGTACGGCCAGACCTTGTAGAGGCTACCGACCATGAAGCCGGTGAGGAGGGCGAGCATCGGGTCCCGGTGGCGCTTGAGCAGGTAGGAGAGGAGACGCGCGAACGACAAGAGGCCGACCATCGCTCCCAGCGCGATGGGGACGATCACGCCGAGGTCGAAGCGCGCCAGCGCCGAGAGCGCCAGGTCGTACTTCCCGAGCAGGACGAGCACGAACGCACCCGAGATGCCCGGAAGGACCATCGCGCAGATGGCAAGGAAGCCCGAACCGAACAGGAAAGCGGTGCCGGAAGGCGTCTCGACCGGCGTGAGGGTCACGACGACGAGCCCCAGCCCGGCCCCGAGGGCGAGCGCCACGGCCGTGAAGGTCCGCCAGCGCGCCACGCGGCGCCCGACCACCAGGGCGGAGGCGGTCACCAGGCCGAAGAACACCGCCATGACGTAGCCGGGGTAGGTGGCGAGCAGGTGGCCTATCACCCGCGATAGCGTCACGAGCGCCGTGCCGATGCCTGCCAGCAGCGGGAAGAGCAGCGCTCCGTTCATCGCCTCGAAGGCGCGGCCGAGCCGCCCTCGCGTCAGGTGGCGCAGGAAGTCGCCACTCGACAGGGCGCTCAGCGACCCGAGCAGCCCCTCGTACACTCCGACGACCATGGCGATGGTGCCGCCGCTCACGCCGGGCACGATGTCGGCGCAACCCATCGCGAACCCCTTGAGGTAGGTTACCAGCGGTCTCGGGCGGTCCGTCGCTGGTGGGGGCGTGAGGTCGGGACGTGAGCCGGCGGGATCGGGCGGTGCGGGCACGCGCGGATGCTAGCACGCCCTCACCCGGGCGCCGGCGGCGCGGCCGTGACGGCCGGCCGCCGCATGGGGTACCCTTCGGGCGGGTAAGTCATGAGCGAGACGACGCTTCACGCCAGACTCGAGCAGACGTTGGCCGACCTCGGGGTCGAGGCGGGGGCCCTAGAGGAACTGGCCTCCAACCTGCTCTGGCGCATAGGCAGGGCGAACGACGACGGTCCGGTCACCGTGAGGGTCGGGCTCGCCTCTAGCGCGGAGCTCTTCCAGAGCCTGCAACGCCTGCGCGGTGCGGCGGACGCCGAGATCGAGGAGGCCGTGAAGGACGGCACGGTCAGGGTCGAGTGGGTGGGACCGCGTCTCCGGGGGGAGCGTTGAAGGGCGGCCCGGCCGTCACCGCGCTGCCTACCGACGACGGTTCCCGCCACCTGCGGTTCAGTCACGACGTCGCCTTCGGGTTGACCGTGGCCCTGGCCAGGACCGACGCCCTCGCGTTCGTGCGCGACGCCGGCCGGTCGCTGCGCCGCGCCGACTTCCTGGAGGAGCTCAGCGTCGCAAGTGGACCGCCGCCGACGGTCAGCGCGCAGCTGCCGGTGCACGCCGCCCCGTTCGGGGCGCGTCGACTGCCGTTCACGAGCGAGATCGTGCGGACGGCCGAGGGGGCGCGACTGGTGGCGGGACCGCCGCCGACCCCCGGCAGCGGCTGGGCCGAGGTCGGAGGTGAGGCGTGGGTGACCGCCGGCGAGGCGGGGCAGAGCCGGCTCGACTACCGGCTCACCGTGACCGTGACCCTGGCGCTGCCTGCCGCCGAGCGCTGGGGCATGCGCGCCCTGCTGAAGATGGTCGAGCTGGCGGGTGCCGCCGTGTTGCGGCGCGTCGTCGAGAGCCTGCCGAGCGCCGTGGAGGCGGCGGCCCTCGAGGAGGTCGCGGCCGTTGACGTGGCGGCGGCCCACGCGGTCGCGCCGCCCACGCTCGAGCCCGGCGCCTAGGCGACTATCACTTGCCGACGCAGAAGCGAGCGAAGATCTCCGCCAACGTCTCCGCCGCCAGCTCCTGGCGGCCGGTCACCGCGCCGAGCGCCTGCAGCGCCTCCTGCAGGTCGAGGGCGGCCATGTCGTGGCGCGCCGCGGCCGCCTGCAGGCCGGCGCGCTCCACCGCCTCGAGCGCCGCTTCCAGCGCGGTCACGTGCCGCTCGTTGCCGACCCAGTACTCCGCACCCGCGGCCGAGCCGAGCAGGGCGGCGACGATCCGCTGCTCGAGCTCCCTCAGCCCGGCGCCCGACTCGGCCGACACGCGTATGGCGCTGGGCGCGGACGGCGGGAGCGGGAGATCCGCCAAGGCCCAGGCCGCGGCGAGGTCCGACTTGGTCGCCACGACCAGAGTCCGTTCGGCACCCGGTCCCGGTGCTCCCTTCGGGACCGCCGGCGGCGTCGTTCCGTCAGCGAGCAAGCCGATCTCGGCGAGCAGGCGCCGGTCGGCGCCGTCGAGCGGCCGCGACCCGTCGATCAGCACGAGCCTTAGGTCGGCCTGGGCCGCGATGCGCCGCGCGACCTCGACGCCGGCCGCCTCGACCCTGTCGCCGGCCGTCCGTAGCCCTGCCGTGTCGATGGCGACGAGCGGGATGCCGCCCAGCGTCAGCGGCGCCTCGAGGTAGTCGCGGGTGGTGCCCGGGTCGGCGCTGACCAGCGACCGCTCGTACCCCACCAGGGCGTTCAGCAGGCTCGACTTGCCGGCGTTGGGTCGCCCAAGCAGCGCCAGGCGCGCCCCGCTGCGGCTGAGTCGACCCGCGTCGGCCGTGGCCAGTAGCGCCCGCAGGTCGGCCACCGCCCGCGCCAGTGGCGCCGCGAGCTCGTGCTCCGGCACCCCCTCGTCGGGGTAGTCGAAGCCCGCCTGCACGGCGGCGTAGGCGGCGAGCAGGTCGGCCCGGATGGCGCCGAGGCGCGCGGTGAGGCCGCCGCTGAGTCCGTAACCGGCGTTGCGGCGGGCCGCGTCCGTCTGCGCGGTCACCACGTCCATGACGCTCTCGGCCTGCGCGAGGTCCAGGCGCCCCGACAGGTAGGCGCGCAGCGTGAACTCGCCGGGTCCGGCGGCGCGCGCGCCGGCCGCCCTGCAGGCGTCGACCGTCGCGCGCAGCACGGCCGGGCCGCCGTGCGTCTGGATCTCGACCACGTCCTCGCCCGTGTAGGAGCGAGGCCGCCGGAAGGTCAGGAGCAGGGCCTCGTCGACGTAGGCGTCGGCCGCGCGCACGGTGCCGTAGACGACGCGGCCGGCGGCGCGCGTGCTCGGTGGACCGCCGCGCCGCGGCGCGAAGACGACGTCGGCCACGGCGTAGGCGCCGGGACCCGACAGCCGCACCACGCCGACCGCGCCGGTGCCGGGGGCGCTGGCGATGGCGACGATGGTGTCGCCGAGGGGGGGTAGGGTTGCCACGCCTCATGGTGGCACCCCGGCCGCCGCGCGACCGTCGGGCGGGGGCCGGGCCGGCGCCGCCGCGCCCCTTCGCTGGTAGAATCGCGGCCACCGCGCGCTCAGCGCCGCCCCCGGAGGCACCGTGGACACGATCGCCGCCCTGCAGCGCCTCGCCTCTCCCACCCTGGACGGCGTGATGCTGTTCGTGACGGACCTCGGTTCGCAGGAGGCCTACACCGTGTTCCTCGTGCTCGCCTACCTGGCCTTGGATGCGTCCTTCGGCCGGCGGCTCGGGGTGACGTTCCTGCTCGGCGCCTACGCCAACGACCTCGTCAAGGTCGTCGTCGCGGCTCCCAGGCC encodes:
- a CDS encoding DUF368 domain-containing protein: MPAPPDPAGSRPDLTPPPATDRPRPLVTYLKGFAMGCADIVPGVSGGTIAMVVGVYEGLLGSLSALSSGDFLRHLTRGRLGRAFEAMNGALLFPLLAGIGTALVTLSRVIGHLLATYPGYVMAVFFGLVTASALVVGRRVARWRTFTAVALALGAGLGLVVVTLTPVETPSGTAFLFGSGFLAICAMVLPGISGAFVLVLLGKYDLALSALARFDLGVIVPIALGAMVGLLSFARLLSYLLKRHRDPMLALLTGFMVGSLYKVWPYVSPEGGATWPWAAGGAGAALLTAGLVVVGAVVVLALERLGNRAAMSARSRSSFSSTTRFTPRR
- a CDS encoding DUF3248 domain-containing protein, producing the protein MSETTLHARLEQTLADLGVEAGALEELASNLLWRIGRANDDGPVTVRVGLASSAELFQSLQRLRGAADAEIEEAVKDGTVRVEWVGPRLRGER
- a CDS encoding DUF3809 family protein, with product MKGGPAVTALPTDDGSRHLRFSHDVAFGLTVALARTDALAFVRDAGRSLRRADFLEELSVASGPPPTVSAQLPVHAAPFGARRLPFTSEIVRTAEGARLVAGPPPTPGSGWAEVGGEAWVTAGEAGQSRLDYRLTVTVTLALPAAERWGMRALLKMVELAGAAVLRRVVESLPSAVEAAALEEVAAVDVAAAHAVAPPTLEPGA
- the mnmE gene encoding tRNA uridine-5-carboxymethylaminomethyl(34) synthesis GTPase MnmE produces the protein MASAPGTGAVGVVRLSGPGAYAVADVVFAPRRGGPPSTRAAGRVVYGTVRAADAYVDEALLLTFRRPRSYTGEDVVEIQTHGGPAVLRATVDACRAAGARAAGPGEFTLRAYLSGRLDLAQAESVMDVVTAQTDAARRNAGYGLSGGLTARLGAIRADLLAAYAAVQAGFDYPDEGVPEHELAAPLARAVADLRALLATADAGRLSRSGARLALLGRPNAGKSSLLNALVGYERSLVSADPGTTRDYLEAPLTLGGIPLVAIDTAGLRTAGDRVEAAGVEVARRIAAQADLRLVLIDGSRPLDGADRRLLAEIGLLADGTTPPAVPKGAPGPGAERTLVVATKSDLAAAWALADLPLPPSAPSAIRVSAESGAGLRELEQRIVAALLGSAAGAEYWVGNERHVTALEAALEAVERAGLQAAAARHDMAALDLQEALQALGAVTGRQELAAETLAEIFARFCVGK